GGTCCGGGAGTCACCGAAAACTGCCGCACCGTCCAGTTGTCCCGCTGCTCCGCAGTCACCATGCCCACCGTCTCCCAATCTTCAGGAAGCTCCAATCGGATGGGTGAGGGGCGACCCGCCATGAGCGGGGTGCGCCAGGTCACCTCGAAACGACCGCCACTAACCTCCCTCAGATCCAGAAGCGCAGGCCAGGATTCATGGGCGCTCGCCCTCGGGAAAAAGGAAAGGACGGCCACCGCAACCCAGAGCCACGCGGCGCGCGACCCGGCCATCCCATGAAGACCGGGACTACGGTTCACCCAAGGCATCGCTCCACCCCTCCTGCTCATAGACAATCTGATACCGGGCCCGCATCAAATCGTAGAAGCGATCCAACATGACCTTCTTGCGCTGCACGAGCCAGTCGCGCCGCACGTCATCCACGACTTCGCCGAACTCCGCTACCCGTCCGGCTTTCGCCATCGTGATCCGGACCAGATGGAAGCCGAAGCCTGAGCGCACGGGCCCACACCAGTCTTCGGCCGGGCAATCGACGACCGCATCGGCAAAGGTCTCCCCGAACAAACGCCCGATTTGCCACATCGGGGACAACCTCATCTCATAGGGAAGCATCAGGCTGTCCCCGAGATCTGGCCACGCCGGCTCACTGATGGATCCGCTTCGAAGGGAATCAAGAAGCTGATCCGCCACACCCAGGACATCGTCATGCTTGTCCGGATTGAGATAGATCTGGACGAAGGCCATCTCCGGATCCAACGCATACTCCGCCCTATTCGCTTCAAAGAAGCGCTCCAGCTCTCCGGGCGCCGGCTCCCGCAGTGCAGCCGTGTCATCCGAAAGCAATTCCAGCTTCTGGCGCA
This window of the Opitutaceae bacterium genome carries:
- a CDS encoding peptidylprolyl isomerase: MKLIREPLFQFLLIGAVFFLGFRWVNPPKASGPERIEISQGLVDHLSTTFVRTWQRPPTDEEMRGLIREQIRDEVAYREALKLGLDRDDSIVRRRMRQKLELLSDDTAALREPAPGELERFFEANRAEYALDPEMAFVQIYLNPDKHDDVLGVADQLLDSLRSGSISEPAWPDLGDSLMLPYEMRLSPMWQIGRLFGETFADAVVDCPAEDWCGPVRSGFGFHLVRITMAKAGRVAEFGEVVDDVRRDWLVQRKKVMLDRFYDLMRARYQIVYEQEGWSDALGEP